From a region of the Hemibagrus wyckioides isolate EC202008001 linkage group LG14, SWU_Hwy_1.0, whole genome shotgun sequence genome:
- the LOC131365051 gene encoding uncharacterized protein LOC131365051, with protein MMRVLSVTCLLLCVSVHTAHSAVLNQSLTEGNNTFLYCENDGKVIWDKGVDEGRSSILTAEHGDITVKHRPDPDHRYSVLSDLSLLIKRVSPSDSGIYFCNTVPVVNLTVTPLKERVGEENQSTQKNQSTQKNQSTQKNQSTQKNQSTQTTTARVTSTRVTQSEHGASPNTILMTSVEDDEGSSGIRTTDSTVMNQETGQTSPTQTHTTKAMETKSGKNQTGDQMIPKKEVYCLASHP; from the exons ATGATGAGGGTTCTCTCTGTAACCTGTCTCctgctctgtgtctctgtacacACGGCTCACAGCG ccGTCTTGAATCAGAGTCTCACAGAGGGGAATAACACGTTTCTCTACTGTGAAAATGATGGTAAAGTGATTTGGGATAAAGGTGTTGATGAAGGGAGAAGCTCCATCCTCACTGCTGAACATGGAGACATCACTGTTAAACACAGACCTGATCCAGATCACAGATACAGTGTGTTAAGTGATTTATCACTGCTGATAAAGAGAGTGTCTCCCTCAGACTCGGGGATTTACTTCTGTAACACTGTTCCTGTGGTCAATCTGACGGTCACTCCGTTAAAAG AGAGAGTAGGAGAGGAGAACCAGTCCACACAGAAGAACCAGTCCACACAGAAGAACCAGTCCACACAGAAGAACCAGTCCACACAGAAGAACCAGTCCACACAGACGACTACAGCAAGAGTGACCAGCACCAGAGTGACTCAGAGTGAACATGGAGCTTCTCCAAACACCATTCTCATGACCAGTGTAGAAGATGATGAAGGATCTTCAGGTATCAGGACTACAG ACTCGACGGTCATGAATCAGGAGACCGGACAAACATCACcgactcagacacacacaacaaaggCAATGGAAACGAAATCAGGGAAAAACCAGACAG GTGACCAGATGATCCCAAAAAAAGAGGTTTATTGTCTGGCTTCACACCCATGa